Below is a genomic region from Vibrio pomeroyi.
GCAAGAACAATACTAATGCGTTCCTATCTGGCCACCTCCATATGTGGCGTCTTCATGGCTGGCTGTGCATGGTTTTGCTTATGGGTTATTGCGTTCTATTTTATTAACGACCCTGAGTTAGCCATTCTGCTGTTCCCATTCTCGTTAAGATTGGGTATGACGCTGCACACTCGCACTCACTATTGGCCTGCCATTTATGTTGCTGAATGGGGGCTCGCGATCGCTTTGGCTCTATTACTGGATGAACCCCAATGGTTAACCATTTTAATCGCCAGCGGATTAAGCATTCCAGCTACTCTATTTGCCAAACGGTATTATTACGGTGACCAAAACCGTCACCTGTTAGTGATGGCGAGCTTAATCATGGTCACTTCACTGATTAATGTAGCCGTGGTGGGCTCTCATGTCCCAGCCGTTTACATGGTGTGGTTGGTGAGTATCACAGGTGGTTTGATGTTGGTGCCGATGTGTTATCTGGTCTGGAACTACCTATTCCAAAACAAGTGGGCGCCACTGAGCTCTTACTTAATCAACAATGTCGTTGAGTTCAAAATCCGTCACATCGCTTTATACAGCGTCTTGTTGGTCGCCAGTATTTTGATACAAACTAGCTTGCCAGATGAACTAAGGCGCTTCGCCCCGTTCTGTATGGCTATCCCTATTATCTTGCTCGCCGTTCGTTATGGATGGCAAGGCGCCTTGCTCGCTACCCTGCTAAATAGCGTCGCGTTGATTGCAGCCCACAGTGGCACGTCCAAACTCGAAATTACCGATTTACTCTTGTCTCTTTCCGCTCAGACCATCACAGGTATCTTGCTTGGTTTAGCGGTTCAAAAACAAAAAGATCTCAACGCGAAATTACGAAGCGAGCTCTCTAGGAATCAAAACCTTTCCCGTCAGTTAGTCACCGCTGAAGAATCGGTTCGTCGTGATATTGCCCGTGAGTTACATGATGAAATTGGCCAGAACATCACGGCAATTCGGACTCAAGCGAGCATTATTAAACGTGTCGATGCGGCTGAAATGAGCGTTCGCTGTGCTGGTACGATTGAATCATTGTCGTTGAATGTTTATGACACCACCAAGCGTTTGCTGACGAAGCTAAGACCAAAAATGTTGGATGACCTTGACCTGAAGGACTCCGTTGAACAGCTCATACGTGAAATGGAGTTCTCGGATCACGGTGTTGATATCCAGTTAAATTGGCAAGGTGACTACTCATGTTTGAGTGACACGCTCAAGGTTACTCTCTTCCGACTGTGCCAAGAATCTTTAAACAATGCCCACAAATATGCTGAAGCAAGTGAAATTAGAATAGAACTGATTTTAGACGATCAAGCTTATCTTCGAATTACAGACAATGGTGTTGGTTTTACAGCGCAGGATCTTCTTAAAGGAATGGGTGTTCGTGGTATGCAAGAGCGTGTTCAGGCGCTCGGTGGCAAGATGACAATCAACGCTAATGGCTCTTCTTCGGGTACCAATATCAGCGTTACATTACCTACAGTGTGAGAACGAATATGTTTGGATTTCTGCGCTCAACAACGTCAAAAAGTCATACCCTAAGCGATGATGAGGTCAATCAGAGTTATCGTTATTGGCGTCTCCACATCATGATAGGAATGTATGTAGGCTATGCTGGGTTTTATTTCACTCGTAAAACCTTTAATTATGCCGCGCCAGCAATGATCACTGATCTTGGATTGGACAAAGGCGACATCGGCTTGATTGGCACACTCTTCTATCTTTCTTATGGTTTATCGAAATTTATTTCAGGCACGATCTCCGACCGTTCAAATCCTCGTTACTTCATGGGGCTTGGCTTAATCGCGACAGGTTTGATCAATATCGCGTTTGGCTTTTCAAGTTCGTTGGCGGCTTTCATCTCACTTTGGGTGCTCAATGCATGGTTCCAAGGTTGGGGATGGCCATCGTGTTCCAAGCTATTGACGACCTGGTATTCTCGCTCCGAAAGAGGCTTTCGTTGGGCGATCTGGAATACAGCACACAACGTTGGTGGGGCACTAATTCCTATTCTTGTGGGCTACCTAACTCTTCAATTCAGTTGGCGAGCGGGGTTTATTTGGCCGGGTGTGATTGGCGTTTTTATTGGTCTCATCGTTTGTTGGCGTTTGCGTGATAAACCGACCACAATGCGGCTTCCGACGGTAGGGAAGTGGCGCAATGACCATCTAGAATTAGCGCAGGAGAGCCATGGGCAAGGGTTAAGCTATCGAGATATTTTGAAAACTTACGTGTTCAGCAACAAGTACATTTGGTTACTCGCCTTTAGTTATGTGTTGGTCTACATCGTAAGAACCGCGGTTAATGATTGGGGCAATTTATACTTAACCGAAGAGCACGATTACAGTCTGATAAACGCCAACGCTGCATTGTCTCTGTTCGAGATTGGCGGTTTCGTTGGTTCACTTGTTGCTGGATGGGGATCGGATAGGCTATTTGGTGGCAACCGTGGCCCGATGAATATTTTGTTTGCGATTGGCATCTTCCTTTCGGTATCCGCTTTATGGCTTATGCCGTTGACCAACTTTGTGTTTCAAGCTGCTGGGCTATTTTGTGTTGGTTTTTTTGTTTTTGGTCCTCAAATGCTCATCGGTATGGCTGCCGCAGAATGTTCGCACAAAGACTCGGCCGGGGCGGCGACAGGCTTTGTTGGTTTGTTTGCTTACATGGGTGCAGCTCTCTCTGGTTACCCATTAGCGCTTGTTCTAGAAACTTATGGCTGGAGTGGATTCTTTATTACCATCTCTACTTGTGCGGCAGTCATCGGGTTACTGCTACTGCCGTTCCTACAAGCTCAATCTCCTCAGAAAAGTGCAGAAGCTCGCTCTGTTTTATAAGGTACTTTTTTGTCAATAAAGTAGCTGTTTATGGTCCTATGGTTATTTGCAGCTATTTTTGTCTTCAGCGTTTCTATACGTAGTATTCAAATGTGATTCTTTTCACGCTTTTTATCTCTCTCATCCGTTTCTAAGAATTTTTCTTATTGCGTCTAAGACCTCGTCTCATGTGGGTTCCAGGCACTCTCTGTAGTCTTTCTAATTATTCATGTTATTAGAATCAGCTCTCTTGAACTGTCTTCAGAGGGCTCGCTATGGAAAAAGTCATGCCACTCAGTCACTTCTCAGAACACTCATTTTTCCCAATGGAAAACACTATCCAAAATTATGCATGGGGAAGTACCTCTTCTATACGTGAACTGTTTGGCTTCAAAAATGAGTCACAAGAACCACAAGCGGAAGTTTGGATGGGAGCACACCCAAAAGGCTGCTCAATGGTGAAGCTTGACCAACATTTAGTGCCTCTATCTGAGCTGATTAATAAGAATAAACCGGCCTACCTATCAACCGATATTGCGCAGGAGTTTGGTGAGCTACCGTTTTTATTTAAGATTTTGGCAGCAGAAAAAGCGCTGTCTGTACAAGTTCACCCAAACAAGCGACAAGCTGAGTTAGGCTTTGCGAGAGAAGAGCAAGCGAAGATCCCTCTGACAGCTGGCCACCGCAATTATAAAGACTCGAACCACAAGCCTGAATTGGTTTATGCGATTACTGAATATCAAGCGATGAATGGTTTTCGAGAGTTCGATGAAATATTAGGCCTATTCAGACAATTGAATTCTAGCGAGCTTGCTGGTTTGGTTGAAGAGTTTGGTAACAACCTTAATTCTCTAGGTTTAGAGACGTTTTTCCGCGATTTACTCACGTTAAATAACCAACGTAAGCATCAAGCATTAGATCAACTTCTGACCTACGCAGACGCTCACCAAGACCAAGCTGAATTTGCGTTGGTTACTGAGCTGAGCCATCAGTACCCGAACGATATAGGTCTGTTTTGCGTTCTGCTGCTTAACTTGATCACATTGAAGCCAGGTGAAGCGATGTATTTGAATGCGAACACTCCGCATGCTTACATTAAGGGAACTGGGCTCGAGATTATGGCAAATTCAGACAACGTGTTGCGCGCGGGTTTAACGCCGAAACACATTGATGTTGCTGAGTTGGTAGCTTGCACAGAGTTTACTCCAATTCCGTTTAACCGCTTGTTGTTAGCGCCCTCAAAGCAGGGGCAATGTGATTGCTATGCTATTCCTGTCAGCGATTTTAGTTTCAATATCTTTCATTGCCCACAGCAAGAGGAAGTCATCACAAGCGGTGCTGAAATCTTGATGGCAATAGATGATGATTTAACGCTAATGAGCCAAAATGGTGAGCATGTGACCCTTACTAAAGGGCACTCGGTATTTATTCCTGCCTACATTGGTCATTACGAACTGAGTAGTGAAGGACGAGTGGCTAGGGCTTTTAATTAAGAAAGTAGGTTGTTGTCTAGATAGAGAGCCATACCCACGAAATCCTCATCACTATCATCAGCAACCTGATAACCAAGTGCTTGATAAAATCTGATGGCGCGAGCGTTACTTCTAAAGCTAGAGAGGGTGACTTGATTTCGCTGCTCTCGAAGGGCTTTGTTGTGGATGAGTGACATAACTTCTTTACCGAACATCTTGCCTTGGTATTGAGGGTAAATGATTAAAAGGTGGATATGGTATGCATTGTCGTAAGGTTTAAAGCAGACGAGTCCGATTCTTTCCTTTTCGCGATATATCCAATGAAACCAAGAAGGTTGGTAGTCGTTTAATAGGCGGTTACGTTGAAACTCGTCATCCCAGCCAAA
It encodes:
- the manA gene encoding mannose-6-phosphate isomerase, class I, encoding MPLSHFSEHSFFPMENTIQNYAWGSTSSIRELFGFKNESQEPQAEVWMGAHPKGCSMVKLDQHLVPLSELINKNKPAYLSTDIAQEFGELPFLFKILAAEKALSVQVHPNKRQAELGFAREEQAKIPLTAGHRNYKDSNHKPELVYAITEYQAMNGFREFDEILGLFRQLNSSELAGLVEEFGNNLNSLGLETFFRDLLTLNNQRKHQALDQLLTYADAHQDQAEFALVTELSHQYPNDIGLFCVLLLNLITLKPGEAMYLNANTPHAYIKGTGLEIMANSDNVLRAGLTPKHIDVAELVACTEFTPIPFNRLLLAPSKQGQCDCYAIPVSDFSFNIFHCPQQEEVITSGAEILMAIDDDLTLMSQNGEHVTLTKGHSVFIPAYIGHYELSSEGRVARAFN
- the uhpB gene encoding signal transduction histidine-protein kinase/phosphatase UhpB; this encodes MAGCAWFCLWVIAFYFINDPELAILLFPFSLRLGMTLHTRTHYWPAIYVAEWGLAIALALLLDEPQWLTILIASGLSIPATLFAKRYYYGDQNRHLLVMASLIMVTSLINVAVVGSHVPAVYMVWLVSITGGLMLVPMCYLVWNYLFQNKWAPLSSYLINNVVEFKIRHIALYSVLLVASILIQTSLPDELRRFAPFCMAIPIILLAVRYGWQGALLATLLNSVALIAAHSGTSKLEITDLLLSLSAQTITGILLGLAVQKQKDLNAKLRSELSRNQNLSRQLVTAEESVRRDIARELHDEIGQNITAIRTQASIIKRVDAAEMSVRCAGTIESLSLNVYDTTKRLLTKLRPKMLDDLDLKDSVEQLIREMEFSDHGVDIQLNWQGDYSCLSDTLKVTLFRLCQESLNNAHKYAEASEIRIELILDDQAYLRITDNGVGFTAQDLLKGMGVRGMQERVQALGGKMTINANGSSSGTNISVTLPTV
- a CDS encoding GNAT family N-acetyltransferase, which encodes MTVKEEKLQFQLVSNSEFEELFACVKQGIFEHVDNVFGWDDEFQRNRLLNDYQPSWFHWIYREKERIGLVCFKPYDNAYHIHLLIIYPQYQGKMFGKEVMSLIHNKALREQRNQVTLSSFRSNARAIRFYQALGYQVADDSDEDFVGMALYLDNNLLS
- a CDS encoding MFS transporter, yielding MFGFLRSTTSKSHTLSDDEVNQSYRYWRLHIMIGMYVGYAGFYFTRKTFNYAAPAMITDLGLDKGDIGLIGTLFYLSYGLSKFISGTISDRSNPRYFMGLGLIATGLINIAFGFSSSLAAFISLWVLNAWFQGWGWPSCSKLLTTWYSRSERGFRWAIWNTAHNVGGALIPILVGYLTLQFSWRAGFIWPGVIGVFIGLIVCWRLRDKPTTMRLPTVGKWRNDHLELAQESHGQGLSYRDILKTYVFSNKYIWLLAFSYVLVYIVRTAVNDWGNLYLTEEHDYSLINANAALSLFEIGGFVGSLVAGWGSDRLFGGNRGPMNILFAIGIFLSVSALWLMPLTNFVFQAAGLFCVGFFVFGPQMLIGMAAAECSHKDSAGAATGFVGLFAYMGAALSGYPLALVLETYGWSGFFITISTCAAVIGLLLLPFLQAQSPQKSAEARSVL